Sequence from the Lepidochelys kempii isolate rLepKem1 chromosome 7, rLepKem1.hap2, whole genome shotgun sequence genome:
GTGTTCTTTGTGCATTTCACTAGACACAGGAGAACATTCAGTTAGTGCCCAGGATCAGTCTAACCCAGGGACAGCAGATTATAGTAATTCAACTCCCTATCGTCTTCCCTAAACTTCCCCATGAGATCATGGCAGCTAAGAAGTGCCCTGGTATTATGGGATGGATATGCTTAGCCCACTACCGCAGTAGAAGAGAAGCGTAGACAAAAGTAAGGGAGTCCCATGTCCCTTACCAATAGCCAGGATGGCATCTTCTAGTGAGCCATGGGTCTCACTCTGGATGCTGTCTTCTAGACTTTTACTGGCGAGCTTCTGGTATTCATCAAAGACTGTGGGAAACAACAAATAAAGGACTTTTAAATCCAGGCCAAACAATTCCCCAggcattttgtgccttttttccactGATTGCATTTCTgaggggcctgacccaaagcccacagaagtggATGGcctgattcccattgacttcaggtgaGGTCCAAAAAATGTGAAACACAAAAATACTGGCACCACACAAACACAAgtaagtatctgtatgtgcataTGATGGGTAAGTATGCACGAAGATGGGCACTGGTGTACGTAATTACTGGCTTACATTTGGAAGTACAGGTTCGCTCATTGCATGTtcatttggaaatctggcccttaatcccTGTGTTTGACTATTGATCTATATCTGGTTCCAGGGGGGTCTGCATGGCTCTAGCATTCAGTTTTGTGTTTGCTGCTGTCACTGGCTCAGGGAGCTGAAGTAAAACTGAACTAACAAGATCTGGGCTGCTCATGGCCCTTCAGTTTTTGGATGGGGGAAAAACACCAGGGGAAGCTCGAATTTCTTGTTTTCCtccttgcaaaaagaaaaaccacTAAGTGAGAAAACCATAAGCAAAAATACAGAGGTAAATTCCAAGATCTTTGGATTTACTCAGATTCCTGCAGAAAGTTCATATTGAACCACAGCAGTGAAGATTTGTTTTCTCTCTAGGTAGAGTGTAGACATTGCAAGTGAGGAATTATTAAGCCTCAAGTTTGACTTCTAGACCTGCACACAGAGCTAGCAGTTAAAGAAGACCTGTGTATTAGGGAAGGcatggaatctccttcactggagattttcaaaacaaGGCTGgctagccatctgtcttggatggttgagatgcaacaaatcctgcatcttggcagggatgagactagatgacccttacagtcccttctaaccctatcgTTCTATGTAACACAGTGAGCTTCAAATATAAATCTGGGCAGCGTTCAAGCTTATCTCCTCTAACCTCAGTGCTTAGATACTACGGTGAAAGACACTAACAGATTGGAGATGACCTTCTCAGCTCAGGCCTGTATCAGAAATAAGTTTAGCTGGAACAGAGTTGAAATGAACTGAATTTTAAATAGATACCATTACTCCGCTCTCAGAGCGGTGGGGGGAAATCAGGGAAGAGCTGCTTCTTGCAAAAGGCTAAACCAAACCCATATTGTTTTTACTGTGACATGATCACTTATTTGAATGATTAAATCTCTATCAATGTTCTTTAATATGACCTTAAAAAGTAATATAAGTGCAATGTGTGCATGTGAATCATGACACATTTAATTAGGTGAGTGGATCTCAAACTATTTACCCTCCAGCCCTTCTTtgatcaacattttttaaaacacatgattggggggcggggtctgtctcatgatttttgatctctcgAGGTCAGCAATACTGAACTGATTCTGAGAGGTTACATTTGGAAATGTAAGAGGGAGCTGGCCTCAGATTCCTAGCAAGAGGCCACAGAAGCAAAGTTCAGGTTCACCTGCTGCAGGCACATGGTCTGACTTCACACCAGGTGACTGGCCTATTATGAACACGGGCACGACAGCCAACGTAACAAAGCCTGTTTGGCTGAACAGTCTGTGGTCATTGGCGGCTCTATGCTGCTCATGGGATGGTCTGATGTCATACTTCCCTCTGTCACTGATATCTATCATGTTCTTAGGAGCATGGTGTGGGGATTCTACCTGGGTGTGTTGTGATTCTTCAACATAAAACCATGCCACAAGTATGAACAGCATGTTGTAATGCATTTTAGAAAGTGacactctctctgtctctcactgaggtgatatcttttattggaccaacttctgttggtggaagggagaaGCTTTTGAGCATCAcaaagctcttcctcaggtctggagaaggtgaCACGGCGATTACCATCTTCAGATCTGAGGAAGAACTCTATGAAAACTTGTGCCTTCCaccagaagttgatccaatgaaagatatcacctcacccacctggtctttCTCTCCAGCCATCTTTGTCTAACACACCAGTCTCTATGGTATCTGAACTCTTCAGTAAATGGACTGTGTTGAGTGCTCAGATCTCCCACCAAAGTGAATGGGAGCTTCTGGATGCTCAACacctcagaaaaaaaaagtcagggcACATATTCAGGTGCTTAAATGTAGATTTAGCTGCCTAACTTTGGGTGTCTCGGTTGGCTTGGGCGGCCTTGCATCTGCTTTCTGTGGGGGATGCTTTCTCATTTTGGAAGCTGCTGCCGTGCATGAAAATACATCCCCCTGCTCTGTACCTCTCAGCAAGTGGGTGGCGCTCCTGGTGCACAGGATGGTGATGAATTGGATCTCATCGGTGCCCTGTATCTTCTCCCCAGCAGCGTAAAGAGCCTGTGATTGAAATACATTGGTTACAGCTCCCAGTGACATTCGAGGCATGGATCTCACAGGGGAGGGGTTCATGTGGCTTGGTGCAAAGCAGCATTTCCGCTCCCGCTGGATGTGTGCTGGGGCACTGCTTGTATTGCTTGGATAACTGATTTTACCATGCCACTTGCTGCCAGGCAAGCTAGACCCTTTCACACCACAACCCTTGCCTTTGTTTAAACTGGGATAGTAGCTAATTGTTACAGCAGGGTGAGTAATTCCATTCCCTACCGAGGGCCTTCAGGTCACACCCTAAGAATCAGTGTTATGGTAAAGGACCGGTCACTTTATAGAAATACCTGTGCGTCCTGAAGCACCGTCGCTGAATCCATATAGCATCTTGGATCATCCCTCTCGCCCTAGGAGGGTACAATGGAAACACGGTTATTTGCTTTCCTACAGTGTTGCCCgcatgaggatctcaaagcactttacagatggataaaTTCATCCTCCCAGCCCTTTATCCTTGCCAGGTAGATAAGCCTTATTGTTACATACAATACAAGAGAAAAATCCTTGTTGGTGATTGGCGCCTCATCATATGAGTGGTTTTAGCCGATCAGTTGCTATTGCTTAACTCAGGTCAATAATTCTGACGCATGGAGATGCTCTCTGAAGATTGTGGGGCAGGGTATAGAAAGGGGGCACAATGCAATTGGGGTACAGCACTTTTGAAACTAGCTGGAGGGCAATGCCCAGGTTGCTGTATAGGAATGGATGGTGTATAGGATGGTGCCCCCAGAGGCGGAGCTCACAGAAACTGTTTTGGAGGCTAACTACTAGTGCCTAAAGGAACTCTCGACTCTGCATCAGCTTTTAAAGCAGAGATCTAGTTCAAGGGGTCTCTCTGTGCGGGTGATTTATCTCGTAATTCTGATGGCTACCTGCAGCAGGTGGGCTTGTGATAAGAGGCCTGTACTCACTGCTAGTCCCAATCAGAAGAAGGGGAGAtgaagagtcctggctccccattCTTTCATCACAAACTTACCTGAAGGAGGCAAACCAATATCTGCTCGAAGTAGCCACTTGTGTCCGATCTGATGTCCTCTTCCAGGTTAGAACCATACTCTGCAAGGGAAAGAGGACCAAGAAGAGGCGGGGGTGACGTGTTAACTGAAAGGCACAGTGAATGACTGAGGTGTCACCATGCCTTCCAGAACCAAATGAATGCTTGGCAGGCCCCAAGAAGGTAACCTGAGGGAAACACATGGCTGTGAGCAGCTCACTTAGCCCCGACTCAGGAACATGCATCAGCAGAGTTTCTAATTTTAAGTCAGGGGGCCAAGCATATGCTCAAAAGCCAAGCATGCATTTAATTAAGTACCTTATAGAATCTGGGCCTTATTTTCTGAAACCCTCTCTCAAgaccaaatgctgccctggagCCTTGAAGGGATTAAAGGATGGACATGGACATAAATTTGACAGAGTCCCAACTGGGGCATGTCCCAGTAAAGCAAAACCCGGTGAACAAATACAGCTCCATAGACAGGAAGATTCCATTACACCAACATTGGTTTGCTTGCTACCCACATGAACTAAACCCATGACACCTTTGAGGTTTGCCCATTACTAGATGGGACATTTAAAGGTGGGATTTTTTCAGAAGCAGCCAGAGTTGGCCCAACTCCCGTTGACTCCATTGGGAAGCCAACGCCAAGCTCTTTTGAAGATCCCGCCTTACTACGGAAAATGTTATCAGTTCATTCAATTGCCACAAAACCCCCTCACAGTGCTTCCGTCACACACAGTGTAGTGTAAGCTGCTTTACCTTCTTTGTAAGCTTTGATTATTTCTTTAATTTGCACTTTTGTCCGTGATGCCAGGATCTCTATAATGACACCTTCGCTTGTTCCTAGACCCTTtaagaggaaaaaggaaaaaagagtgGGAGAAAATACTTTGCCATGCAATTAAAGCTATCTTTAGAAAAATAGCCCTCAAGTGTCTGAGGGTTGTCATaggctgtgtgctgagctgtgaTAAATTGTCACGGTGAAACCTGGAACCACATTCAACTTGTTCAGTTTCAGTACAGATTTGTTTGCTAAGGCTCACCCCTCCTCTGAGCAATCCTAGAGTTGAAGTTGATTTTATGGGGCTCTGCCCATGTACAATGCATTCATCAAGGCTTTCAATGACAAGTGGCATTAGAAGGGTGTGAGGAGAATGATGCAATCAAATCTATCCATCTACATACAATTTTCATAAGCTTCTCTCCACTTGTAATTTGGAAATAATTAGAAGTAGAGAAATAAAGTCCCACATCACAACCTTGGGATGCAAACATCCCATACCAACCTCTTCGGACCTGGAAGAAGACATCACCCCATCCTGCCCCTCCAGCCATCATCACTGGCTGATTTCTTATGGGCTTCATGTCAGAGGTTagggatttgaaagaggagaGGGGAGTAGCCTTATGGGTTGGTCCAAGGAGGGCATCCCATGCACAAAGGGCAGGTTGAGAGGAGGTGCAGGGATGTTGGTGTTAGAAACTGATGAATGAGCAGCTGAGGATGGCCTCCCTTGCAGAGCAAATTTGATGAGTAGGCTGCAGTAGACAACAGGGGACAAGCAGGGAGGGGATGTGCTGAGAGTCCCAAGCAGTCTGccaagaattacaaagggatctcacaaaactgggtgacttggcaacaaaatggcagatgaaattcaatgtggataaatgcaaagtaatgcacattggaaaacacaattccaactatacatataaaatgatggggtcttaaattagctgttatcactcaataaagagatcatggagtcattgcagatagttctctgaaaacatccactcaatgtgcagcaacagtcaaaaaagtgaacagaatattgggactcattaagaaagggatagataagaagacagaaaattccacattgtctctatataaatccatagtacgcccacagCTTGACTGCTGCaagcagatgtggtcaccccatctcaaaaaaagatatattggaattggaaaaggttcagaaaagggtaacaaaaatgattaggggtatggaacggcttccatatgaggaaagattaaaaagactgcgacttttcagcttggaaaagcgacagctgaggggggatatgatagaggtctataaaatcatgactggtgtggagaaagtgaataaggaagtgttatttaccccttcacaaaacataagaactagggatcaccaaacgaaaataataggcagcaggtttaaaacaaaacaaaagaaagtatttttttcacacaacacagagtcaacctgtggaactctttgccagaggatgttgtgaaggccaagactataacagggttcaaaaaaaacctggataagttcatggaggataggcccatcaatgccTACtcgccaggatggacagggatggtgtccctagcttctgcttgccagaagctgggaatgggtgacaggggatggatcactcaatgattgcctgctctgttcattccctctggggcacctggcattggccactgttggaagacagtatactgggttagatggacctttgtgtGACCCAGTATATCCATTCTTATGTGATGGGCCTGGAAGGGGATGAAAAGGACTTCGAACTTGAGCCTTTGGAGGGATTCAAAGAAGGTGGTGATGTGGTCATTGAAGGTGAGGATGATGATCTTAGCAGCTGTGTTTTGTGGGGACCTGACATTGTTGGGGAGGCCCAAGAGAGGAGGAGGTTACAGTTGTCAAGACAGCAGAGAAGGGCCTAGATGAGAGCTGTAGCTGTCTGGGCAGAAAGAAGAGGAACTTTGGAATTTTATAGAGCAAGAAGTGGCAATAGAGATCTGTATTTTTCAATCATTCTTCACCAGAAATACGGAATTTTGCACAGTTCTGCTGTTGACCTCAAGTCAAAggcataaataatattttaaagggtGCCCTTTCCACCAAAGACGTGCTGTAATAGCTTATCCAGCCAAATATTTGCTATAAACATTGGCCTGCTGAGAAACAATACAGTGGAAAGGGTTCATCCAGTTCAGCTACCAAGCACTTGTATTAGCACAGGAAATTAACACAGTGTTCCTACTACCACTTAATAAGCAGCATGTCATTGATTTACCTTCAGGGCATCATGTAATTCCTTGGCATCGTATTTAAATGGTGGGTACATAAGGGCTATGATGAGCCTCTCAAACTTGCCACTCAGTTCAGACTTCAAGCTGGCAATAAGATCCTGTTAAAGACGAAAGATCTAATTAAGGGAAGAGTGCATCCAATGCTCACTGCGTTGCACGTCACTTTCCCTGAATCTCCATTTGTAACCCCCATGATGAGCTACAGCGATAAAGCTGATGCACAATGTCATGTTGACTGGCTTATTATACAAGCACCTATGGGGCTGATCAGGAGGCCATCCTTATGAGTGGACTGTGTCTAGGTATTTCTGTAGTGCCTCCTCCAATAACTGCAATATCTgggcacttcacaaacattataGAATTCATCCCCACAACCCTTCCACAAACCCAAATCCTTGAAATTTCCCATAGGGAAGTTTGTGGCTTTCCAACTGGCTCTGCTCTTCACGCACACATGCCCTGGCCAGCCCAGGCCTAGTAATAAATCCGGGGATGGGTGTTGGACAAGAAATCTGGATGCTGCAGAACATCATGGTCATTAACTATACTGCATCCGTGCACTAGATAGAACCTTGGGTCCCAAGAACACAGACCTCCAGTCTACCTACCTTAAGAAGGTAGACTTGCACTGTTGTAGTAATGTCAGTGCCCAAAACCTCTGTACCCTTCCATAAAATacctagagagagacaaggtgagtgagggaatatcttattggaccagcttctattgGGGAGAGACAAAAGGTCTGTTAAGCTTGGAAGCTTGTCCCtattgccaacagaagttggtccaataaaagatattaccagtcccaccttgtctctctaatatcctgggaccaacacagctacaacaacagtgcCAATAGACCAATGGgtgacacaaacacacaacatctGACATtccgtccagcagagggcagtgctcCCATGGTCTCTGACACCTCCCTTCTCAGGAAAAGCACCATGCAGTGCAAAGAGAAAATTGATCAAACATGTCCTTTCTCTGGATAACCTGTCCAAACTGTTCCTTGAACGATCTGGCAATCTGTTGACGCTGTGCGCTCCTCCTTTTGGTGAGGACATTGATTATAGCCTGTTCGTCTGTCCCTGGAAACAAACGATGATAGGATGTAAACACACTGTGCGGGAGAATAAGGCAAGACATGTCAAACTCCCAAGGGTATTACCCATCCAACCTTCCCAAACTCACTGCCCTCACAAGGAGGGGATTTAGGCACATTTTGGAGCAGCTTGGATTCTGAATTCCCATGTGATGGCACAAATGGCTGTGGTTTTCTGTAGGGAATTGTGCTAATGCTATAACCGAAGTgtagaatgttttaaaaacatggcTGGTAATAGATAGAGTCAACTCACCGAGTCCTTTCATAGCTTTATACAGAACTTGGGCATCGGGCGTGGGGTCAAAGCTCAGGGTGCCTTTCACTGAGCTGCCATCTTCATCACGCTGTAAGAAAAGGCAACTATGCATCCCATGTGAAATTAGTTTGATAGGGCTCAGTCCAGGTCCCTGTGGACTTAGAGCACAGATTACACTATTGCAATAGGTGCTGATTAACTCCTTAATGGCAGTCCCAGCAGAAAGACCTGACTATCGAAACTGGACATTCCTGTTGCCCTGAAAGGTGGTATCTTGTTATGTTCATGGCGTATACACACATAAGTTAGATAAACATgcaaaatactcttgctggaaagGATGCAATGTAacaactttatttcttagaatccagaatgataacacacaagaacccaaaacagaaagagacaaagcaggctgctccctaaaacagaggcaCAACTCTCCCCACTTTGTTCTAGGCTGCCTTTTTGCAGACTGATTCTGCAAGCCCCAGATCACAAATTTCCCTACCTAGCCTGCAAGCAAGACCTAGAAACCCTTCAATCTTAAAGTGATCACTTGCCATTTTAAACACAGTTTTCCAAGCACCAAGTAAATCACAAACATAGTTTAATACAGTTGAGTATTTGTGTGTGATACTACATTACTGCTATAACCAGAGTGTTATCATGCAGGGTAGTTTTATACATAACTTCATTTGTTCCATGGCATATCCCAGTTGAAAACATGGGCTTTTCTGTGCTGTAGCTTCACATGCCTGGCTCCTGATTGAGGTAGAGTTAGACTGGCTTCACAGGGTGTGGCATCCCAAAGGAGAGCTACAGGCCAAGCAAGAGGAACCAGTGTATTTTGCAAGGGTGGATGAAACTGGAGACGTTCAGGTTTAGCAAACTTGAGCGAGAATCTCTTTCCTCCATCCCCGGCCTGGGGTCCTGACTTAGAGGGGGTCTCTGGGCAAGCCGCAAGGAAACGGCCAGCCCTCTCCTCCCTGTGCTGTTTATTAAGTGGTAGCATTTCAATACATCCCAACCTTGTGGTGCAAACATCCCAAACCCAGCCTTGCAGTGTAGGGTTCACCTAATGCAGCTAATTGGGGACAGGCTTGGATTTACCCACCAACTCCCAATAGTTTGGggccttaggccttgtctacctgGGAAAGATTTTTGATACAAATTAACGTGTGAACTTACACCAGTACAGTTGTTCTGGTATTACCCCCCAGTGGACAGCCTTATTCCAGTATAAGAGGGCCTTTTCAGGTTAGTTTATGTTGCTTGCGAAGGGGTTGATGCTAAACCCGAAAAAGGCACTCATGCCAGACTAGGAGTCCATATAGGATAGCCATCTCAATATAATGGGTGAAACTTTCCCATCTAGAAGACCCCAAAGTCTCCAGATCAGCTGGACTCAGGCCTAGGAGACTGCTTTTGTGAAAGCAACATGTCGTATCTTGCTAGACTTTCAGATCATCTTCCTTCCCGCCTATCCTGAACCTTACAAGGGAAGTCAGCATTCTTCTTTGACTAGTCAAATGCATTTATTGACATTCTTTTTCCTCCATGAGAGGCAACTGCCAACACTGAACTCCGTTTTCCAATGAAGAGCTAATGGAACCAATAGTCACCCCTACTCAGCTTTTGTTAGCTCTACCTGCCAGGTAGGAGATGGGAACTATGCCCATAGTAACTGTAGGGCAGAGCTGCATGCTGGTGACCTTGCAAAATCTCACTAGAAACCAGGCATGCGATTCCTGGAGGAATCTTTCTCAAGCTCTTCTACCTGGCAAGGCTCACTTGGAGACAGCCATGGGCTGGAAGGATGTGGGCAGAAGAGGGATTGTGTGTGGGAAGAACTTGGACTGCTTGGTAAATCTCTGGGAAAAGAGGCATGGAGTCCAAGGCTGCACCAGTGGTAATAGCAGAAGGGATTCATACTTAAGCAGGAACCACAGGGTGAAATGCTTATGACCCATGTCACGCAGGAGGAGGTCAGACtcactagatgatcagaatggtcccttctggccttattcTCTATGAATCGAAGGTTCCTGCCAGCTGACTATGTTTGCCTGAAAGCAGCTGTTGGGGTGGCCTAGCTCTATGCAAAAGAAACAAAGGCAAACGTCTGTGTGGATGGAAAGTTATCTGCGTATGTCCATGCTACTATATCTAGCTCCCTTGGACACACAGCCTAGGACAGGAAGCAGTTGGAATAGTGAGAGTTACTTGCACAGTTTTTCTTGTATGTGAAGCTTGCTTCCTTCTATATTATGGACCTATAGAGTTCCTCTGTCTAGATTTAGTTAACTAG
This genomic interval carries:
- the ANXA8L1 gene encoding annexin A8-like protein 1 isoform X2 — encoded protein: MAWWKGWRDEDGSSVKGTLSFDPTPDAQVLYKAMKGLGTDEQAIINVLTKRRSAQRQQIARSFKEQFGQDLIASLKSELSGKFERLIIALMYPPFKYDAKELHDALKGLGTSEGVIIEILASRTKVQIKEIIKAYKEEYGSNLEEDIRSDTSGYFEQILVCLLQGERDDPRCYMDSATVLQDAQALYAAGEKIQGTDEIQFITILCTRSATHLLRVFDEYQKLASKSLEDSIQSETHGSLEDAILAIVKCTKNTHSYFAERLYHALKGAGTCDGTLIRIIVSRSEIDLNLVKAEFLKIAGKSLSTMILEDTSGDYKTALLNLCGSDK
- the ANXA8L1 gene encoding annexin A8-like protein 1 isoform X1 — encoded protein: MHSCLFLQRDEDGSSVKGTLSFDPTPDAQVLYKAMKGLGTDEQAIINVLTKRRSAQRQQIARSFKEQFGQDLIASLKSELSGKFERLIIALMYPPFKYDAKELHDALKGLGTSEGVIIEILASRTKVQIKEIIKAYKEEYGSNLEEDIRSDTSGYFEQILVCLLQGERDDPRCYMDSATVLQDAQALYAAGEKIQGTDEIQFITILCTRSATHLLRVFDEYQKLASKSLEDSIQSETHGSLEDAILAIVKCTKNTHSYFAERLYHALKGAGTCDGTLIRIIVSRSEIDLNLVKAEFLKIAGKSLSTMILEDTSGDYKTALLNLCGSDK